The DNA window CCATGGACTCTTTacttaaataaatattaccAACGTCACATTTATCAACAGTTATTTGAGGACATGAACCATTGACTTGAAGACCAAATTTATTAACCTTGATGAATTCAACCCCGGAAATACTGTTATCCAAAATCAAATTCAAATCGGTGGATTGATTAACAGTAATTGCATTTACTTTACCAGTAACTTGGATCaaagttttattacaattaccaataaaaatagattcATCCAATCTACCTTCAATTACAAGCGGTTCAGCAATATTGTTATCATAGTGTTCAATAAACCACTTGTTACCTattaattcttttcttgGGGGCTTTTTGGTGCTCAAATTAGCTGGTTTAACTGGCTTCTTTGGCGCAGATGAaagtgatgatgatgatgatactGAAGGAGCCGCTTTTGAGCTTGGTTTGGATTTATCAACTTTCTTCAAAGAGCTTGTAATTGATTCACCCTTGTTTAATTCAGCAAAAACAGCATTCATATTGCCAGAACCGTTGTTAGTTTGTGTCATGGATGGGGGTTTAGCTTCAAACACAGAAGCcggtggtggtggtggtgatggtggtggtggtgcggcagcagcagcagcagaaACGGAAGGAGAAGAGTATTTGGATAGTGCCTCAGCGAATGGGATACCACCACTAGTTTTCCAACAAGGGCCAGTGGTATgatattcttttatatagcttttaaattcatcaaatatctttaaaaatgttttaaccCACTCAGCAGAGTTTGGATCAGTTTCTTTATATTCTTTCAAAACACGGTTGGTCCAAAACTGGGCAGCTTCCTTAAAATCATTTATAACAGCCATTGGCGTACCGACAGTAATCCAGCTGAATAAAGGACAGCCTTCAGCGACACTATTTAAATAAGCTGAATATTTGCTTTGGcgatttttatcttttaattctatAATGTCCATAACCTTGCGGTTTATTGGTTTTAATGATTCTGCAAACTCTGCAGATTCAAAATTAGGTTTGGTAGAAACAACAGCGGCCTTCAAAAAAGTCAATTGTTCATTAAATGCAGCAGCAAACAAAGCAGCTTGCTCTTTAACAATTGGATCAATTTTACCAGATAGTTCAACAAATGGGTCAACATACTTTGATAAAAACTCTTTGTAGGCAATAATTGATTTATGTTCTTCTTCTACTATTGGAGCTACAACTGGAGATTTGTTGATTGCTTCCCCATCAGTTGCAGATGGTTTTGAGGTGTTACTAGTTGTTGCTTGTTTTTCAGAAATAGTACCACTATTGTTGACAGTAAGACCATATTTATCCAACAAGTAACCTTCTTGGTAAATAGTAACATCCTCTAAACGACTAGTAGCATCTTCTAATCTTTTTAACAACTTAGATAAGTTATAACCCTGAATGTTataatctttatttttttctgtcatgctaa is part of the Saccharomycodes ludwigii strain NBRC 1722 chromosome III, whole genome shotgun sequence genome and encodes:
- the SRV2 gene encoding adenylate cyclase-binding protein (similar to Saccharomyces cerevisiae YNL138W | SRV2 | Suppressor of RasVal19); translated protein: MTEKNKDYNIQGYNLSKLLKRLEDATSRLEDVTIYQEGYLLDKYGLTVNNSGTISEKQATTSNTSKPSATDGEAINKSPVVAPIVEEEHKSIIAYKEFLSKYVDPFVELSGKIDPIVKEQAALFAAAFNEQLTFLKAAVVSTKPNFESAEFAESLKPINRKVMDIIELKDKNRQSKYSAYLNSVAEGCPLFSWITVGTPMAVINDFKEAAQFWTNRVLKEYKETDPNSAEWVKTFLKIFDEFKSYIKEYHTTGPCWKTSGGIPFAEALSKYSSPSVSAAAAAAPPPPSPPPPPASVFEAKPPSMTQTNNGSGNMNAVFAELNKGESITSSLKKVDKSKPSSKAAPSVSSSSSLSSAPKKPVKPANLSTKKPPRKELIGNKWFIEHYDNNIAEPLVIEGRLDESIFIGNCNKTLIQVTGKVNAITVNQSTDLNLILDNSISGVEFIKVNKFGLQVNGSCPQITVDKCDVGNIYLSKESMDADLYASCSTSLNINVPVGEDGDFVEYPVPEQLKHRFVDGKLQSTVFEHAG